The DNA segment TGCGACGACGATCATGGACGCGAGGACGACCGTTGCCCATGCGAGGTGCGCTGTCAGCAGAACTCCGATCACCGCCCCTGCCGCGACTACCTGAACCAACCCGCGCCCGGACGTCGTGAGGACTTCACGCTCGAAACCTAGATCGCGAACGTAGACGACACCCAACACGAGCGCTGCGAGCACGACCGCCGTGATGATCTGGATAAACCCGGTGAAGACGACGGGATCAGTCGCGTGATCGAGAAACGTCTCGAATGCGGTCTCGGTCATTTGACCACCTCCGGTGGCGTGCCCTCGGCGATGATACGTCCATCCTCGAACTCGACGATTCGGTCGCCGAGCCGTTTTGCCTGCGTGATGTCGTGTGTGACGAGCACACAGGTCAGATCATCGTCTCGGATCAGCTCGGTGAGCAGTTCCTCGATCTGCGCTTCGCTCGCCGTATCGAGGTGAGATGTGGGTTCATCGAGGAGCAGTATCTCAGGGTCGACGTACAGCGTGCGGGCGATGGAAACCCGTTGGCGTTCGCCGCCGGAGAGATCCTCGACGTTTCGTTCCCCGTATCCTGCGAGCCCCATTCGGTCGAGGAGCGCTCTAACTCTCCCATCATCGATCGGCTCGCCGCGCAGTCGGGCCGCGAGGGCGACGTTTTCGGCGACGAGACCTCGGCTGAGGGCCGGATCCTGTGGTATGAGACCGATGCGTCGACGCAACGTCTCCGGATCGAGCTCCCGGTAATCGGTTCCCTCGAGGTAGACCGTTCCCTCCGTGGGCTCATCCAACCGGTTGAGCAGCCGGAGGAACGAGGATTTTCCGGCGCCTGAGGAGCCGATGACGGCGACGACCTCGGACTGCTGAACGCGTAGAGATACCGAGTCGACGATCGCTTCACCGTCGATGATCCTGGTGAGGGACTCCGTTTCGAGTTTTGGCTCCATCATATCGAAACGATGCATTCAACCAAACAAAAGCCATGGCGTTCGTGACCTCGAGTCGGTCACATGGACGCTAAGCGAACCTTGCCAACGAGTGTATCCCGAGGCTCGACGTTCCGCGTGAACGCCTGAGGTACTTCCGTTCATCCCCCAGAACGGTCAAAAACCGCGAGGCCGCGTTCCGTCTCAGTCCGCG comes from the Halalkalicoccus sp. CG83 genome and includes:
- a CDS encoding ABC transporter ATP-binding protein; the protein is MMEPKLETESLTRIIDGEAIVDSVSLRVQQSEVVAVIGSSGAGKSSFLRLLNRLDEPTEGTVYLEGTDYRELDPETLRRRIGLIPQDPALSRGLVAENVALAARLRGEPIDDGRVRALLDRMGLAGYGERNVEDLSGGERQRVSIARTLYVDPEILLLDEPTSHLDTASEAQIEELLTELIRDDDLTCVLVTHDITQAKRLGDRIVEFEDGRIIAEGTPPEVVK